A single window of Acetonema longum DSM 6540 DNA harbors:
- the gyrB gene encoding DNA topoisomerase (ATP-hydrolyzing) subunit B: MSIQDTTANGHYGAEQIQVLEGLEAVRKRPGMYIGSTSARGLHHLVYEVVDNSIDEALAGYCDQVNVIIRKDDSITVIDNGRGIPVGMHETGKPALEVVMTVLHAGGKFGGEGYKVSGGLHGVGVSVVNALSEWLEVQVKREGKIYQMRFERGYTSQAMKQIGETTETGTTVTFKPDAQIFEETVYSFDTLKHRLRELAFLNKGLKITLTDERSGESREFCFEGGIVSFVEHLNHSKDVLHPKPIYVEGIKDTTVVEIALQYNDSYNENIFTFVNNINTQEGGTHLSGFKTALTRTMNDFARKLNLLKENDENLSGEDVREGLTGVVSLKVQQPQFEGQTKSKLGNSEIKGIVDTLFSEGLSEHFEENPSVTRKIIEKAILASRARDAARKARDLTRRKTALEVSALPGKLADCSSRDPMQTEIYLVEGDSAGGSAKQGRDRRFQAILPLRGKILNVEKARLDRILNNEEIRTMITAFGSGIGEEFDLEKSRYGRIIIMTDADVDGAHIRTLLLTFFYRYMKPLIEAGRVYIAQPPLYLVKKGKEHWYLYSDPEMDQLLAKIGRENISVQRYKGLGEMNPEQLWETTMNPEGRTNLQVTLDDAMEADEIFTILMGDKVEPRRKFIEDYAHRVRNLDI, from the coding sequence ATGAGCATACAAGACACGACCGCCAACGGCCACTACGGTGCCGAACAGATTCAGGTCCTGGAAGGACTGGAGGCCGTTCGCAAGCGGCCGGGCATGTATATAGGCAGTACGTCGGCCCGAGGATTGCACCATTTGGTATACGAAGTGGTGGATAACAGCATTGACGAGGCTTTAGCCGGATACTGCGATCAAGTGAACGTAATTATTCGTAAAGACGACAGCATTACGGTTATTGACAATGGCCGGGGTATTCCGGTGGGTATGCATGAAACCGGAAAACCGGCTCTGGAAGTAGTTATGACCGTACTTCACGCCGGCGGCAAATTCGGCGGCGAAGGCTATAAGGTATCAGGCGGTTTGCACGGTGTAGGCGTCTCGGTGGTAAACGCCCTGAGTGAATGGCTGGAAGTCCAGGTCAAACGCGAGGGGAAAATTTATCAGATGCGCTTTGAGCGGGGCTATACGTCTCAGGCAATGAAACAAATCGGCGAAACAACCGAAACCGGCACTACCGTTACTTTTAAACCGGATGCTCAGATCTTTGAGGAGACGGTTTATAGTTTTGACACCTTGAAACATCGCCTGCGGGAGTTGGCGTTTCTCAATAAAGGGCTTAAAATTACCCTGACGGATGAACGGTCCGGCGAGTCACGGGAGTTTTGTTTTGAAGGCGGCATTGTTTCCTTTGTGGAACATCTCAATCACAGCAAGGATGTGCTGCACCCTAAACCGATTTATGTGGAAGGGATCAAAGACACCACGGTGGTGGAAATTGCCCTCCAGTATAACGACAGCTATAATGAAAACATTTTTACCTTCGTCAATAATATTAACACTCAGGAAGGCGGCACCCACCTCAGCGGCTTTAAAACGGCCCTGACCCGGACCATGAATGATTTTGCCCGCAAACTCAACCTGCTGAAGGAAAATGACGAAAATTTGAGCGGAGAAGATGTGCGGGAAGGTTTGACCGGTGTGGTCAGCCTTAAGGTCCAGCAGCCCCAGTTTGAGGGTCAGACTAAATCCAAATTGGGTAATAGCGAGATCAAAGGGATTGTGGATACATTATTCTCGGAAGGATTAAGCGAACATTTCGAAGAAAATCCATCGGTTACCCGCAAAATCATTGAAAAGGCGATTTTAGCCTCCCGGGCCAGGGACGCGGCCCGTAAAGCCAGAGACCTGACCCGCCGGAAAACAGCGCTGGAAGTCAGCGCATTGCCCGGGAAATTAGCCGATTGTTCCAGCCGGGATCCGATGCAGACAGAAATTTATCTGGTAGAAGGCGATTCCGCCGGCGGTTCGGCCAAACAAGGCCGGGACAGAAGGTTTCAGGCCATCCTGCCTCTCCGGGGTAAAATCCTAAACGTAGAAAAAGCCCGTCTGGATAGAATCCTGAATAACGAAGAAATCAGAACCATGATCACTGCTTTCGGCAGCGGCATTGGGGAGGAATTCGATCTGGAAAAAAGCCGCTACGGCCGCATTATCATCATGACCGATGCTGATGTGGACGGAGCCCATATCAGGACGCTGCTCCTGACCTTCTTCTATCGCTATATGAAACCTCTGATCGAAGCCGGACGGGTCTATATCGCCCAGCCGCCCCTTTATCTTGTCAAAAAAGGCAAAGAACACTGGTATCTCTACAGCGATCCCGAAATGGACCAACTGCTGGCCAAAATCGGCCGGGAAAACATCAGTGTGCAGCGCTACAAAGGTTTGGGCGAGATGAATCCG
- the remB gene encoding extracellular matrix regulator RemB, whose amino-acid sequence MFLHLGVDTVVPLNEVITINDIKENVSPVNAEFLRTMQEEHLIVDISMGHPKSFVVTDKKVYYSAISSLTLKKRAHMIFEADEIEE is encoded by the coding sequence ATGTTCTTACATTTGGGCGTTGATACGGTTGTCCCTCTCAATGAAGTCATTACGATCAACGATATAAAGGAAAACGTATCACCGGTTAATGCAGAGTTTCTGAGGACCATGCAGGAAGAGCATCTGATTGTGGATATATCCATGGGACATCCGAAAAGTTTTGTGGTGACGGACAAAAAAGTTTACTATTCCGCAATCTCTTCTCTGACGTTGAAGAAGCGAGCCCATATGATTTTTGAAGCAGATGAGATAGAGGAATAG
- a CDS encoding DciA family protein has protein sequence MHSLKDILSGTLKQIGIKEKYNSQSVIVHWGSIVGQDIASQAYPTHVRNQILFVAASSPVWAHHLSMMKEQILEKIRQFTGQKQVSIKDIRFHAGKLPALQEFQNRENSGQDLEIRQKLRCIQLDRENLSQIQDMITVIKDQELRSRVERILLKEWKWKKVKQQESYHPCRQCGALCPPENVCCTVCMIDQKQKKRGKIREILSQLPWMEYTECRKYIECDFFEFIQAKHELIQSLTVQLEQNPDNQVKLSALAMLIYRVEPASLSGETLEKTLKYINRMGKYHLPAVRPSQNASAPQK, from the coding sequence GTGCACAGCTTAAAAGATATTTTGTCTGGTACTCTCAAGCAAATCGGCATCAAAGAAAAATATAATTCTCAATCGGTCATCGTCCATTGGGGGAGTATCGTCGGACAGGATATCGCATCTCAGGCCTACCCCACCCACGTCCGCAATCAAATTCTGTTTGTGGCTGCATCCAGCCCGGTCTGGGCCCATCATCTGTCTATGATGAAGGAGCAAATCCTGGAGAAAATCCGGCAGTTTACCGGGCAAAAGCAGGTTTCCATAAAAGATATTCGGTTTCATGCAGGAAAATTGCCGGCTTTGCAAGAATTTCAAAATCGTGAAAATAGTGGACAAGACCTGGAGATCAGGCAAAAATTGCGTTGCATTCAGCTTGACCGGGAGAATTTGTCCCAGATTCAGGATATGATCACGGTCATCAAGGACCAGGAATTGCGCAGTAGAGTGGAACGGATTCTGTTAAAGGAATGGAAATGGAAAAAGGTCAAACAACAGGAGTCGTACCATCCCTGTCGCCAGTGCGGCGCTTTGTGTCCTCCTGAGAACGTTTGCTGCACAGTATGCATGATTGATCAGAAACAAAAAAAACGCGGTAAAATTAGAGAAATATTGTCGCAGCTGCCATGGATGGAATATACGGAATGCAGGAAGTATATAGAATGTGACTTCTTTGAATTTATCCAGGCCAAACATGAACTCATCCAGTCTTTGACGGTTCAGCTGGAACAAAATCCGGACAACCAGGTCAAACTATCAGCGTTGGCCATGCTGATTTATCGGGTGGAGCCAGCCAGTCTATCGGGGGAAACCTTGGAAAAGACGCTGAAATATATCAATAGAATGGGAAAGTATCACTTGCCGGCGGTGCGTCCGTCCCAAAATGCTTCTGCCCCCCAAAAGTGA